In Capillimicrobium parvum, a genomic segment contains:
- a CDS encoding SDR family NAD(P)-dependent oxidoreductase: MTAARSAGDRTTKRRDRVALVTGGGSGIGEATVRRLVADGATVAVLDVREAEADRVVQSLPAGSGWAVGCDVSRPAEVDDAVRKVIELAGGRLDAVVNCAGIGTEGSIGDLELDDWHRTLAVNLTGPMLVIRAALPALTAGGAGSVVNIASAAGRRAIAGFAAYSASKAGLIMLTQQAAVDYGAAGVRFNVICPGWVRTAMSTADMEAVKQMRGGTTEEAFTWVSRHTPLQRVSDPSEIASIVAFLAGADSSYVSGAVIAADGGSSVIEVSTLMT; encoded by the coding sequence ATGACCGCGGCACGCTCCGCCGGCGATCGGACGACGAAGCGGCGCGATCGGGTGGCGCTGGTCACCGGTGGCGGTTCCGGCATCGGCGAGGCGACCGTGCGCAGGCTGGTCGCCGACGGCGCCACCGTGGCGGTGCTCGACGTCCGGGAGGCCGAGGCCGACCGCGTGGTGCAGTCCCTGCCCGCGGGATCCGGCTGGGCCGTCGGATGCGACGTGTCTCGTCCCGCCGAGGTCGATGATGCGGTGCGCAAGGTCATCGAGCTCGCCGGTGGGCGCCTGGATGCCGTCGTCAACTGTGCCGGGATCGGGACGGAGGGGTCGATCGGGGATCTCGAGCTCGATGACTGGCACAGAACGCTGGCGGTCAACCTCACCGGGCCGATGCTCGTCATTCGTGCGGCCCTGCCGGCGCTGACCGCCGGCGGCGCGGGATCGGTCGTCAACATCGCCTCCGCCGCCGGCCGGCGGGCGATCGCGGGCTTCGCCGCGTACAGCGCCTCGAAGGCCGGGCTCATCATGCTCACCCAGCAGGCGGCAGTCGACTACGGGGCCGCCGGCGTTCGGTTCAACGTCATCTGTCCCGGGTGGGTGCGCACCGCGATGAGCACCGCCGACATGGAGGCGGTCAAGCAGATGCGCGGCGGAACGACGGAGGAGGCGTTCACCTGGGTCAGCCGCCACACCCCGCTGCAACGGGTCTCGGACCCGAGTGAGATCGCGAGCATCGTCGCCTTCCTGGCCGGCGCCGACTCGTCCTACGTCTCCGGCGCCGTCATCGCCGCCGACGGCGGCTCGAGCGTCATCGAGGTGTCGACCCTGATGACCTGA
- a CDS encoding acetone carboxylase subunit gamma: MTRIRITEYLDLELEGERWRCHVCEQDLGSARANYKEACRVNQRDPREVHQPLIDAEYSFAPDPDWVRIVEFHCPGCFTQIETEYLPPGHPITHDIEIDIDRLRQRLKAQELEVRDQRLAVKGA, translated from the coding sequence ATGACGCGCATCCGAATCACCGAGTACCTGGACCTCGAGCTCGAGGGCGAGCGCTGGCGCTGCCACGTCTGCGAGCAGGACCTCGGCTCCGCCCGGGCCAACTACAAGGAGGCCTGCCGGGTCAACCAGCGCGACCCGCGCGAGGTCCACCAGCCGCTGATCGACGCGGAGTACTCGTTCGCGCCCGATCCCGACTGGGTGCGGATCGTGGAGTTCCACTGTCCCGGCTGCTTCACCCAGATCGAGACCGAGTACCTGCCGCCGGGCCATCCGATCACCCACGACATCGAGATCGACATCGACCGGCTGCGCCAGCGGCTGAAGGCCCAGGAGCTCGAGGTCCGTGACCAGCGCCTGGCCGTGAAGGGGGCATGA
- a CDS encoding hydantoinase/oxoprolinase family protein — MSSATHAEPASAAQGTPRPDGRRYMVDIDIGGTLTDGLFSDGESVTAVKVDTTPHDFTVCFFECLREGARQLGHDDLKAFLTEVAVIRWSATIATNIIAEGKGPRIGLLVSAGTGPELYGTGESRAVGRLIAPENIVELPEDRSERDTLAAIRALLEKGVRRIAVSTRGGFDDASAELAVRRLVDESFPDHYLGAVPLVLGSEICHHPDDQTRTHMALVNAYVHTPLAVALFQAEDKLLGEYGYRRPVYIAHVNGGVARVAKTKAVDTAESSPFFGLKACAWWSRLYGHDKILALDVGGTTAKLGIVHDGQPVTIDQGDLLGVPLKTPWTLLRSAAVGGGSVARAGDGAVRLGPDSQGAFPGPACYDLGGREATLTDAFLALGMLNAERFLGGRRALRVDLAEEALQRAVAQPLGIDVGTAAERIVDRGVEIVCAVAAETLELAGLDADGLRLYCFGGNGGNFAARVAGRLGIGEAYAFSLGPVLSAFGSSVSEICHVREEWPFAALGSEARETVPAIVQRGVDQVTRDLQGEQLSTDDARFSCEITITQDGRTEQYELAADPAEATALFERLGDRTGVVERVAIRGLSPVPTYHPTPAPEAGEHPARPAGRRRIDGADGEVLVWEQLDPGSVGQGPAVLESETNSCTVPAGWTVRIDRFANAILQPAGQ, encoded by the coding sequence ATGAGCAGCGCCACCCACGCCGAACCGGCGAGCGCAGCGCAGGGAACGCCCAGACCGGACGGCCGGCGCTACATGGTCGACATCGACATCGGCGGCACGCTGACCGACGGCTTGTTCTCCGACGGCGAGAGCGTCACCGCCGTCAAGGTCGACACGACGCCGCACGACTTCACCGTCTGCTTCTTCGAGTGCCTGCGCGAGGGCGCTCGCCAGCTCGGCCACGACGATCTCAAGGCCTTCCTGACCGAGGTCGCGGTCATCCGCTGGTCCGCCACGATCGCCACCAACATCATCGCCGAGGGCAAGGGCCCGCGCATCGGCCTGCTCGTCAGCGCGGGCACCGGCCCGGAGCTGTACGGCACGGGCGAGAGCCGGGCCGTCGGTCGGTTGATCGCGCCCGAGAACATCGTCGAGCTGCCCGAGGACCGTTCCGAGCGCGACACGCTCGCCGCGATCCGCGCCCTGTTGGAGAAGGGGGTCCGGCGCATCGCGGTGAGCACGCGCGGCGGCTTCGACGACGCGAGCGCCGAGCTGGCGGTCCGGCGACTCGTCGACGAGAGCTTCCCCGATCACTACCTGGGCGCGGTTCCGCTGGTGCTCGGCAGCGAGATCTGCCATCACCCGGACGACCAGACCCGCACGCACATGGCGCTCGTCAACGCCTACGTCCACACGCCGCTGGCCGTCGCCCTGTTCCAGGCGGAGGACAAGCTGCTGGGCGAGTACGGCTACCGGCGGCCCGTGTACATCGCGCACGTCAACGGCGGCGTCGCCCGCGTGGCCAAGACCAAGGCGGTCGACACGGCCGAGTCGAGCCCCTTCTTCGGCCTGAAGGCGTGCGCCTGGTGGTCGCGCCTGTACGGCCACGACAAGATCCTCGCGCTCGACGTCGGCGGGACGACGGCCAAGCTCGGCATCGTCCACGACGGGCAGCCCGTGACGATCGACCAGGGCGACCTGCTCGGGGTTCCGCTCAAGACCCCCTGGACGCTGCTGCGCTCCGCCGCGGTCGGCGGCGGATCGGTCGCCAGGGCCGGCGACGGCGCGGTGCGGCTGGGGCCCGACAGCCAGGGGGCGTTCCCCGGGCCGGCGTGCTACGACCTGGGCGGCCGCGAGGCGACGCTCACCGATGCCTTCCTCGCCCTGGGCATGCTGAACGCCGAGCGCTTCCTGGGCGGGCGCCGAGCCCTGCGCGTCGACCTCGCCGAGGAGGCGCTGCAGCGCGCGGTGGCGCAGCCGCTCGGCATCGACGTCGGTACGGCGGCGGAGCGGATCGTCGATCGAGGCGTGGAGATCGTCTGCGCGGTCGCCGCGGAGACGCTCGAACTGGCCGGGCTCGACGCCGACGGCCTGCGCCTGTACTGCTTCGGGGGCAACGGCGGCAACTTCGCCGCCCGCGTCGCCGGCCGGCTCGGGATCGGCGAGGCCTACGCCTTCTCGCTCGGGCCCGTCCTCAGCGCGTTCGGATCCTCGGTCTCCGAGATCTGCCACGTGCGCGAGGAGTGGCCGTTCGCGGCGCTCGGGAGCGAAGCTCGCGAGACGGTGCCGGCCATCGTGCAGCGCGGTGTGGACCAGGTGACCCGCGACCTCCAGGGCGAGCAGCTCTCCACCGACGACGCTCGATTCTCGTGCGAGATCACGATCACCCAGGACGGGCGCACCGAGCAGTACGAGCTCGCCGCCGACCCGGCGGAGGCCACGGCGCTGTTCGAGCGTCTGGGCGACCGGACCGGCGTCGTGGAGCGCGTCGCGATCCGCGGGCTCTCGCCGGTGCCGACCTACCACCCGACGCCGGCCCCCGAGGCCGGCGAGCACCCCGCCCGGCCGGCTGGACGACGCCGGATCGACGGGGCCGACGGCGAGGTGCTGGTCTGGGAGCAGCTCGATCCCGGCAGCGTCGGGCAGGGACCGGCCGTCCTCGAGTCGGAGACCAACAGCTGCACCGTTCCCGCCGGTTGGACGGTGCGCATAGACCGCTTCGCCAACGCGATCCTGCAGCCCGCAGGCCAGTAG
- a CDS encoding hydantoinase B/oxoprolinase family protein — MPIPTADEKLAMIRLAQPGEDELRAVATLAPGDYEVGFQRTNDILDEALEVFQRSSRSSMGVAGDVMVAIFSATGDLVNAAAGTYLHAIIQPIIIKYILEHYSANPGVRDGDIWFANDALYGGIHNPDQVVIVPVFHEGRLIAWAGAANHTTETGAVEPGGMPVSATSRFHEGLNLPPVKIGENHVLREDMVEVFNAFGIRAPQMIVTDLKARCTAADRVRTRLLEVADKDGQDFVVGVLRRMLEVAEDGARKRISSWLDGRYRCVTFADALGTEHGLVRNASLTLIKEGDEVTLDFTGTSPENLSPYQAHVQAVVGHVANYVYSYVFYDLPISSATFAPFEFVIPKGTVLNPDDRAATSCSVMVCTGVMSACANVFAKMMFASQEHDRVAASASNAGNAMVIAGQSQWGLPFADMVAYSINTEGMGGRPDRAGMNAFGFPWCPFGRAPDVELMENEFPLLIPLSQHWMDSAGPGKHRGGVGAVQLWMAHQSPQVLLMAIADNSKLQTPQPLFGGYGPCTVPGIGIRSPRLLEKLAAGDPIDLDFRSVIEGRTIDGQWEVEFMGRSIRPYDEGDVMAFGFSAGGAGYGDPLEADPHQVARDFTDGLISAWTMREIYKVAFDERQQEALPAETERLRQDEREARRARDSDWATFLAEWEQLSPPAELLTWFGSWPDGIAAQPVMRM; from the coding sequence ATGCCAATCCCCACCGCGGACGAGAAGCTGGCCATGATCCGGCTCGCCCAGCCGGGCGAGGACGAGCTGCGTGCCGTCGCCACCCTGGCGCCGGGCGACTACGAGGTCGGCTTCCAGCGCACGAACGACATCCTCGACGAGGCCCTCGAGGTCTTCCAGCGCTCGTCGCGCAGCAGCATGGGCGTCGCCGGCGACGTCATGGTCGCCATCTTCTCGGCCACCGGCGACCTGGTGAACGCGGCCGCGGGGACATACCTCCACGCGATCATCCAGCCGATCATCATCAAGTACATCCTCGAGCACTACTCGGCGAACCCGGGCGTGCGCGACGGCGACATCTGGTTCGCCAACGATGCGCTCTACGGCGGGATCCACAACCCCGACCAGGTCGTGATCGTGCCGGTCTTCCACGAGGGACGGCTCATCGCCTGGGCCGGCGCCGCCAACCACACCACGGAGACCGGTGCGGTCGAGCCCGGCGGGATGCCCGTCTCGGCGACCAGCCGCTTTCACGAGGGGCTCAACCTGCCCCCGGTGAAGATCGGCGAGAATCACGTGCTGCGCGAGGACATGGTCGAGGTCTTCAACGCGTTCGGCATCCGCGCGCCGCAGATGATCGTGACGGACCTCAAGGCCCGCTGCACGGCGGCCGACCGCGTGCGGACGCGACTGCTGGAGGTGGCGGACAAGGATGGTCAGGACTTCGTCGTCGGCGTCCTGCGGCGCATGCTCGAGGTCGCCGAGGATGGCGCGCGCAAGCGCATCTCGTCGTGGCTGGACGGCCGCTATCGCTGCGTGACGTTCGCCGACGCACTGGGCACCGAGCACGGCCTGGTGCGCAACGCGAGCCTGACGCTGATCAAGGAGGGCGACGAGGTCACCCTGGACTTCACCGGCACGTCGCCGGAGAACCTGTCGCCGTATCAGGCGCACGTCCAGGCCGTCGTCGGCCACGTCGCCAACTACGTCTACTCGTACGTGTTCTACGACCTGCCGATCTCGAGCGCGACGTTCGCCCCGTTCGAGTTCGTCATCCCCAAGGGCACGGTGCTCAACCCCGACGACCGCGCCGCGACGAGCTGCTCGGTGATGGTGTGCACCGGCGTCATGAGCGCGTGCGCCAACGTGTTCGCGAAGATGATGTTCGCCAGCCAGGAGCACGACCGCGTCGCCGCGTCGGCCAGCAACGCCGGCAACGCCATGGTCATCGCCGGCCAGTCGCAGTGGGGCCTGCCGTTCGCCGACATGGTGGCCTACTCGATCAACACGGAGGGGATGGGCGGGCGCCCGGACCGCGCCGGGATGAACGCGTTCGGGTTCCCGTGGTGTCCGTTCGGCCGCGCCCCCGACGTCGAGCTCATGGAGAACGAGTTCCCGCTGCTGATCCCGCTGTCGCAGCACTGGATGGACAGCGCGGGCCCCGGCAAGCACCGCGGCGGCGTCGGCGCGGTGCAGCTGTGGATGGCCCATCAGTCGCCGCAGGTCCTGCTGATGGCGATCGCCGACAACAGCAAGCTGCAGACGCCGCAGCCGCTGTTCGGCGGCTACGGTCCCTGCACGGTGCCCGGGATCGGCATCCGCTCCCCGCGCCTGCTGGAGAAGCTGGCGGCGGGCGACCCCATCGACCTCGACTTCCGCTCCGTGATCGAGGGGCGCACGATCGACGGCCAGTGGGAGGTGGAGTTCATGGGACGCTCGATCCGGCCGTACGACGAGGGCGACGTGATGGCCTTCGGTTTCTCGGCGGGCGGCGCCGGATACGGCGACCCGCTGGAGGCCGACCCGCACCAGGTCGCCCGCGACTTCACCGACGGGCTCATCTCGGCGTGGACGATGCGCGAGATCTACAAGGTCGCCTTCGACGAGCGCCAGCAGGAGGCGCTGCCGGCCGAGACCGAGCGGCTGCGCCAGGACGAGCGCGAGGCACGCCGGGCACGCGACAGCGACTGGGCGACGTTCCTGGCGGAGTGGGAGCAGCTCTCGCCACCGGCGGAGCTGCTGACCTGGTTCGGCTCCTGGCCCGACGGGATCGCCGCCCAGCCGGTCATGCGGATGTAG
- a CDS encoding hydantoinase/oxoprolinase family protein — protein MATTAQPRNTIDVDVGGTFTDLVLTLDGDTSYRKVPTTPYDLSVGFMQVVGEAATEAGLSLEELVSQLDTVRYSTTVAMNRLLERSGPRVALITTEGHEDATLIGKGAQWIDGTRLDERRALPHQDKPQPIVPRDLIVGVKERIDGRGAVLRPLDEDDVRAKVRRLVDRGARAFVVSLLWAFVNPDHERRVKQIIREEYRDYHVGYLPVILASEVVARLGEYGRTNTAILDAYLQRSMQIELSGTWDKLRESGYRGPFFMIHNTGGCADLFKTTASRTYNGGPIAGLIGARNISRVLGAPNVVTADVGGTSFDIGLVVGDSVRNYEFNPVIDRWMVSTTMLQSLSIGAGGGSIAWINRSLGDRLEVGPQSAGSYPGPVAYNLGGTQPTVTDANLVLGYLSPDAFFGGRMQLDREAAERAIREQIAEPLGLQTVEAAALIRRIIDDKMASAIRKEVTLRGYRPSDFVIFAFGGGGPTHVAGYSGEIPRAVMFPFSPVFCAYGSSIMDVVHLYERSQRMLLLEPINGAATDDYERFNAMVRDMMEEARREVESEGLDWADATVSLELDMLYGGQINSKRASSPLLFIESEQDVRQVYERFEQEFSEAFSPLAVNVPGGVYIDTFVLRVSIPGQQLDLPRLALEGEDPSPAQRGTRDVYWPEAGAWQSTPIYELDALRPGNRILGPAIVQASYTTAVIPPGRRFSIDEHGLGILESAATN, from the coding sequence ATGGCCACGACCGCACAGCCGCGCAACACGATCGACGTCGACGTGGGCGGCACGTTCACGGATCTGGTCCTCACGCTCGACGGCGACACGAGCTACCGCAAGGTTCCGACCACGCCCTACGACCTGAGCGTCGGGTTCATGCAGGTGGTCGGCGAGGCCGCCACCGAGGCCGGCCTCTCGCTCGAAGAGCTCGTCAGCCAGCTCGACACGGTGCGCTACTCGACGACGGTGGCGATGAACCGGCTCCTGGAGCGCAGCGGACCGCGTGTGGCGCTGATCACGACCGAGGGCCACGAGGACGCGACGCTGATCGGCAAGGGCGCGCAGTGGATCGACGGCACGCGACTCGACGAGCGCCGGGCGCTGCCCCATCAGGACAAGCCGCAGCCGATCGTGCCGCGGGACCTCATCGTGGGCGTCAAGGAGCGCATCGACGGCCGCGGCGCCGTGCTGCGCCCGCTCGACGAGGACGACGTGCGCGCGAAGGTGCGCCGGCTCGTCGATCGCGGGGCCCGGGCCTTCGTCGTCTCGCTGCTCTGGGCGTTCGTCAATCCCGACCACGAGCGCCGCGTCAAGCAGATCATCCGCGAGGAGTACCGCGACTACCACGTCGGCTACCTGCCGGTCATCCTGGCCAGCGAGGTCGTCGCGCGCCTGGGCGAGTACGGGCGCACCAACACGGCGATCCTCGACGCCTACCTGCAGCGCTCGATGCAGATCGAGCTCAGCGGGACCTGGGACAAGCTGCGCGAGTCCGGGTATCGCGGGCCGTTCTTCATGATCCACAACACCGGCGGCTGTGCGGACCTCTTCAAGACGACGGCGAGCCGCACGTACAACGGCGGCCCGATCGCGGGGCTCATCGGGGCCCGCAACATCTCGCGCGTGCTCGGCGCGCCGAACGTGGTGACCGCCGACGTCGGCGGTACGTCCTTCGACATCGGCCTGGTGGTCGGCGACTCGGTGCGCAACTACGAGTTCAACCCGGTCATCGACCGCTGGATGGTCTCGACGACGATGCTGCAGTCGCTGTCGATCGGGGCGGGGGGCGGCTCGATCGCCTGGATCAACCGCAGCCTCGGCGACCGCCTCGAGGTCGGGCCGCAGAGCGCGGGCTCGTATCCGGGCCCGGTCGCGTACAACCTGGGCGGCACGCAGCCGACCGTCACGGACGCCAACCTCGTGCTCGGGTACCTGAGCCCGGACGCGTTCTTCGGCGGCCGCATGCAGCTCGACCGGGAGGCGGCGGAGCGGGCGATCCGCGAGCAGATCGCCGAGCCGCTGGGTCTGCAGACCGTCGAGGCGGCCGCACTGATCCGCCGCATCATCGACGACAAGATGGCGTCGGCCATCCGCAAGGAGGTCACGCTGCGCGGCTACCGGCCGTCGGACTTCGTGATCTTCGCGTTCGGCGGCGGCGGCCCGACGCACGTCGCCGGGTACTCGGGCGAGATCCCGCGCGCGGTGATGTTCCCGTTCTCGCCGGTGTTCTGCGCCTACGGCTCCTCGATCATGGACGTCGTGCACCTCTATGAGCGTTCGCAGCGGATGCTGCTGCTCGAGCCGATCAACGGTGCCGCCACGGACGACTACGAGCGCTTCAACGCGATGGTCCGCGACATGATGGAGGAGGCGCGGCGGGAGGTCGAGTCCGAAGGGCTCGACTGGGCGGACGCCACGGTGAGCCTCGAGCTCGACATGCTGTACGGCGGCCAGATCAACTCCAAGCGCGCATCGAGCCCGCTGCTGTTCATCGAGTCCGAGCAGGATGTGCGCCAGGTCTACGAGCGCTTCGAGCAAGAGTTCAGCGAAGCGTTCAGCCCGCTGGCCGTCAACGTGCCGGGCGGCGTGTACATCGACACGTTCGTGCTGCGCGTCTCGATCCCCGGCCAGCAGCTCGACCTGCCGCGCCTCGCGCTCGAGGGCGAGGATCCGTCGCCCGCGCAGCGCGGAACCCGTGACGTGTACTGGCCGGAGGCGGGCGCCTGGCAGAGCACGCCGATCTACGAGCTCGACGCGCTGCGGCCGGGCAATCGCATCCTCGGCCCCGCCATCGTCCAGGCGAGCTACACCACAGCGGTGATCCCGCCCGGACGCCGCTTCAGCATCGACGAACACGGCCTCGGGATCCTCGAGTCCGCGGCGACGAACTAG
- a CDS encoding helix-turn-helix domain-containing protein: MEEIVPTGEPWAPGDNEMMIGAVARSALEAARTVLAADFCAFAWLTTATGPPEVVASNGISDDRARSMAETWLAAIGVGDESAVRRLRLERMSPMRRIEPVRDAAGRPRGVLVATFTGSTGRPRDARVLMPVFAYHLGLLLERIESQARRTASYEALVQIGMQIQAQEADVEKVLHLIVERARELVGTDVAWMGLVDEEAGTLDMSVASGARTRRFMEMQLRLGEGVGGLVVASRRPVVVPDYRADSPPSPRLIRAAVLGEGIGSMLCAPMLTGDKVIGALYVGSRHAVDFSAAAAALTGALAAQGAVAVENGRLYADLQRKNRLLEQSSTAHRALTDAALAGAGLADIVAGLARLLNAAVTLTQDVVEPHRVCCRADGSLEPDGGDLEQPALSFPIVGEEELGRLTVLGVEHLTALQANTVEHGATVLALELVKQRAAQDVEWRLQGELLNELLDAPVPTPATLVSRARRHGIDLSRPHRVIAVTPASGDDAAPAGADLLSLVRRATGRTLVHRDAALVHLRGDHVLLATPDDPDGTTSAPVLHAISRAVEGTGGHVAIGVGELTGEFGVAHRQAVACAMLARGDGRASRILQAEQLGPLRFVLEAPDLVRLRSIVAGELAAISRYDGDGRTELFTTLRAFIAADGNVAATANACFVHKNTLRYRLQRAAQVIGRDPSDPDVKFELRIAFGLLDLFRSLGIDLLDPTESPAPAPNGAAVRSSGSTPR; encoded by the coding sequence ATGGAGGAGATCGTGCCCACCGGCGAGCCGTGGGCGCCCGGCGACAACGAGATGATGATCGGGGCGGTCGCGCGCTCTGCGCTCGAGGCCGCCCGCACCGTGCTCGCAGCCGACTTCTGCGCGTTCGCGTGGCTGACGACGGCAACCGGGCCGCCCGAGGTCGTGGCGAGCAACGGGATCAGCGACGATCGCGCCCGTTCGATGGCCGAGACGTGGCTGGCCGCGATCGGCGTCGGCGACGAGAGCGCCGTGCGGCGGCTGCGATTGGAGCGCATGTCGCCCATGCGCCGCATCGAACCCGTGCGCGATGCCGCGGGCCGGCCGCGCGGCGTGCTCGTGGCCACGTTCACGGGCAGCACCGGCCGCCCGCGCGACGCCCGGGTGCTGATGCCGGTGTTCGCCTATCACCTCGGGCTGCTGCTCGAGCGGATCGAGTCCCAGGCGCGGCGCACCGCGTCCTACGAGGCCCTCGTGCAGATCGGGATGCAGATCCAGGCCCAGGAGGCCGACGTCGAGAAGGTGCTGCACCTCATCGTCGAGCGCGCCCGCGAGCTGGTCGGCACCGACGTCGCGTGGATGGGACTGGTCGACGAGGAGGCGGGCACGCTGGACATGAGCGTCGCGTCCGGGGCGCGGACGCGGCGGTTCATGGAGATGCAGCTGCGGCTCGGCGAGGGCGTGGGCGGCCTCGTGGTGGCCTCACGCCGGCCGGTGGTCGTGCCCGACTACCGGGCCGACAGCCCGCCGTCGCCACGGCTCATCCGCGCCGCCGTCCTCGGCGAGGGCATCGGCTCGATGCTCTGTGCGCCGATGCTCACCGGCGACAAGGTCATCGGCGCGCTCTACGTCGGCAGCCGGCACGCCGTCGACTTCTCGGCGGCAGCGGCGGCGCTGACCGGCGCGCTCGCGGCGCAGGGCGCGGTCGCGGTCGAGAACGGGCGCCTCTATGCCGACCTGCAGCGCAAGAACCGGCTGCTCGAGCAGTCCTCCACAGCGCACCGTGCTCTGACGGACGCCGCACTTGCCGGCGCCGGGCTGGCCGACATCGTCGCCGGGCTGGCCCGGCTGCTGAACGCGGCGGTCACGCTCACGCAGGACGTCGTCGAGCCGCATCGCGTCTGCTGCCGCGCCGACGGATCGCTCGAGCCGGACGGCGGCGACCTCGAGCAGCCCGCGCTGAGCTTCCCGATCGTCGGGGAGGAGGAGCTCGGCCGCCTGACCGTGCTCGGTGTCGAGCACCTGACGGCGCTCCAGGCCAACACGGTGGAGCACGGCGCGACCGTGCTGGCGCTCGAGCTGGTCAAGCAGCGCGCCGCGCAGGACGTCGAATGGCGGCTGCAGGGCGAGTTGCTCAACGAGCTGCTCGACGCGCCGGTGCCGACTCCGGCGACCCTCGTCTCCCGCGCGCGCCGCCACGGGATCGACCTGTCGCGCCCGCATCGGGTCATCGCCGTGACGCCCGCGTCCGGTGACGACGCGGCGCCTGCCGGCGCCGACCTCCTGTCGCTGGTGCGCCGCGCGACGGGTCGCACGCTCGTCCACCGGGACGCGGCGCTCGTGCATCTGCGCGGCGACCACGTGCTGCTGGCCACGCCCGACGATCCCGACGGGACGACGTCCGCGCCGGTGCTGCACGCGATCAGCCGCGCGGTGGAGGGCACCGGAGGTCACGTGGCCATCGGCGTGGGTGAGCTGACCGGCGAGTTCGGCGTCGCCCACCGCCAGGCTGTCGCCTGCGCCATGCTCGCCCGCGGCGACGGCCGGGCCAGCCGCATCCTGCAGGCCGAACAGCTCGGGCCCCTCCGCTTCGTCCTCGAGGCGCCCGATCTCGTTCGCCTGCGCTCGATCGTCGCGGGCGAGCTTGCCGCGATCTCCCGATACGACGGCGATGGGCGCACCGAGCTGTTCACCACGCTCCGAGCGTTCATCGCCGCCGACGGGAACGTCGCCGCGACCGCCAACGCGTGCTTCGTCCACAAGAACACGCTGCGCTACCGCCTGCAGCGTGCGGCCCAGGTCATCGGCCGAGACCCGTCCGACCCCGACGTCAAGTTCGAGTTGCGGATCGCGTTCGGTCTGCTGGACCTGTTCCGCAGCCTGGGCATCGACCTGCTGGACCCGACCGAATCCCCGGCCCCGGCACCCAACGGCGCTGCGGTCAGGTCATCAGGGTCGACACCTCGATGA
- a CDS encoding SDR family NAD(P)-dependent oxidoreductase, whose product MTLDTTEVAFVTGAGSGIGAAVATRLAARGAATVLFDVSRDGLDRTSTAILAAGGDAMPIGGDVSDDDSVAAAVGAALDRYGALDTVVTCAGIEGDIVPVADMTVQNWRRVLDVNLTGTFLTARHTIPSLVERGGGSFVAVSSDGGVKGTEGFGAYCASKHGVVGLVRCLALEYARRGVRSNAVLPGFIETPMSDRFLSGLEPAEIDRFLAAVPAGRFGKPEEVAAAIAFLASDESAYTNGHLYVMDGGTSAGDLG is encoded by the coding sequence GTGACGCTGGATACGACGGAGGTCGCGTTCGTGACCGGAGCAGGCTCCGGTATCGGCGCGGCGGTGGCCACGCGACTCGCCGCACGGGGAGCCGCGACCGTGCTCTTCGACGTCTCGCGCGACGGCCTGGACCGCACGAGCACCGCGATCCTGGCCGCCGGGGGCGACGCGATGCCCATCGGCGGGGATGTCAGCGACGACGACAGCGTCGCCGCGGCGGTCGGCGCCGCGCTCGACCGGTACGGCGCGCTCGACACCGTCGTCACGTGCGCCGGCATCGAGGGCGACATCGTCCCGGTGGCCGACATGACGGTGCAGAACTGGCGACGCGTCCTCGACGTCAACCTCACGGGCACCTTCCTGACCGCGCGGCATACGATCCCGAGCCTCGTCGAGCGCGGGGGCGGCTCGTTCGTCGCCGTCAGCTCAGACGGCGGCGTCAAGGGGACGGAGGGCTTCGGGGCGTACTGCGCGAGCAAGCACGGCGTCGTCGGGCTCGTGCGGTGCCTGGCGCTCGAGTACGCGCGCCGGGGCGTCCGCAGCAACGCCGTGCTCCCGGGCTTCATCGAGACGCCGATGTCCGACCGCTTCCTCAGCGGCCTCGAACCGGCCGAGATCGACCGGTTCCTGGCCGCCGTGCCCGCCGGCCGCTTCGGCAAGCCGGAGGAGGTCGCGGCCGCCATCGCGTTTCTGGCCTCGGACGAGTCCGCCTACACCAACGGGCATCTCTACGTCATGGACGGCGGCACCTCGGCGGGTGACCTCGGATGA